From one Mya arenaria isolate MELC-2E11 chromosome 4, ASM2691426v1 genomic stretch:
- the LOC128232833 gene encoding sec1 family domain-containing protein 1-like: MATSLREKQIISLKRMLNFNVTVNKSTNAEPQWKILVYDRFGQDIISPLLGVKELRDLGVTLHLNLHSDRDSIPDVPAVYFVMPTEDNVQRICRDLQNQLYESYYLNFISAIPRQRLEELANAAIHANTVPQISKVFDQYLNFISLEDDMFTLRHQDRDSISYYAINKGDVKDTEMEQIMDTIVDSLFSVFVTLGTVPIIRSPRGNAAEMVAEKLDKKLRENLRDARNSFFTSDSIQAGQFSFQRPLLVLLDRNLDIATMLHHTWTYQALSHDVLDLKLNRAEIEEVGESKSQGSPRPSKKKKSYDLCHSDRFWLSQKGNPFPEVAEAVQEELDAYRAKEDEVKSLKAAMGVEGEDEGAISMLSDNTARLTSAVSSLPELLEKKRLIDMHTNIATALLDQIKTRKLDVYFETEEKLMSKAVLDNLMEIISDPEAGTPEDKVRLFLIALICGPTMSDVQIDQYCVALQGANCDISSIQYIRRWKSYTKMTAAPSQYGGGGTKTVNMFSKLMSQGSQFLMEGVKNLVIKKHNLPATRIVDALMELKTMQDIEDFRYFDPKLLRADSSVPRNKSPFQEAYVFVIGGGNYIEYQNLVDYAKAKSTTSPKRVVYGCSDISNASQFLKQLSTLGQEM, encoded by the coding sequence ATGGCGACCTCGTtgagagaaaaacaaataatttctcTGAAAAGAATGCTTAATTTCAATGTTACTGTAAACAAATCAACGAATGCTGAGCCTCAGTGGAAGATCCTGGTGTATGACCGTTTCGGACAGGACATCATTTCTCCCCTACTTGGTGTAAAAGAGCTGCGAGACCTCGGTGTGACGCTTCACTTAAATCTCCACTCGGATCGTGATTCCATCCCAGATGTACCGGCTGTCTACTTTGTCATGCCGACTGAGGATAACGTTCAGCGAATCTGTAGAGACTTACAAAATCAGCTGTATGAGAGTTATTATCTTAACTTCATTTCAGCCATCCCCCGACAAAGATTGGAAGAGCTGGCAAATGCTGCGATACATGCAAATACTGTGCCACAGATTTCCAAAGTATTTGAccaatatcttaatttcatttcacTTGAAGATGACATGTTCACTCTGCGTCATCAAGATAGAGACAGCATATCATACTATGCTATAAACAAAGGAGACGTAAAGGATACAGAAATGGAACAGATCATGGACACTATTGTCGATAGCTTGTTTTCAGTATTTGTAACACTAGGAACTGTGCCTATCATCAGAAGTCCAAGAGGAAATGCTGCAGAAATGGTAGCAGAGAAGCTTGACAAGAAACTTCGAGAAAACCTGAGAGATGCTCGCAATAGTTTTTTTACAAGCGATAGTATTCAAGCTGGCCAGTTTAGCTTTCAAAGACCACTGTTAGTGCTATTAGATAGAAATCTTGACATTGCAACTATGTTGCACCATACATGGACATATCAGGCTCTGAGTCATGATGTGCTGGACTTGAAACTGAACAGAGCTGAAATTGAAGAAGTTGGTGAGTCTAAGTCCCAAGGAAGTCCAAGACcgtcaaaaaagaaaaagagctATGACCTTTGTCACTCTGATCGCTTTTGGTTGAGCCAGAAAGGGAATCCCTTCCCAGAAGTAGCTGAAGCTGTGCAAGAAGAACTAGATGCTTACAGAGCAAAGGAAGATGAAGTGAAGAGTTTAAAAGCTGCCATGGGGGTGGAAGGTGAAGATGAAGGGGCAATAAGCATGTTGTCCGACAACACCGCAAGACTAACATCAGCAGTGAGCTCCCTTCCTGAGCTGCTTGAAAAGAAAAGGCTTATTGACATGCATACAAACATTGCTACAGCTTTGCTTGATCAGATAAAAACTAGAAAACTTGATGTCTACTTTGAAACTGAAGAAAAGCTTATGAGCAAAGCTGTTCTTGACAACTTGATGGAGATCATATCTGATCCTGAGGCAGGAACCCCAGAAGACAAAGTTAGACTATTCCTTATTGCTCTAATTTGTGGTCCAACAATGAGCGATGTTCAGATCGACCAGTACTGTGTTGCTCTTCAGGGTGCAAACTGTGACATCTCCTCTATTCAGTATATACGGAGATGGAAATCATACACAAAAATGACTGCAGCTCCCAGTCAGTATGGAGGCGGTGGAACTAAAACTGTGAACATGTTCTCCAAATTGATGTCCCAAGGTTCACAGTTCTTGATGGAGGGAGTCAAGAATCTGGTCATCAAAAAACATAACTTGCCAGCTACAAGGATTGTTGATGCCCTGATGGAACTGAAAACGATGCAGGATATTGAGGACTTTCGCTACTTTGATCCCAAACTTCTCCGTGCTGATTCTTCAGTCCCTAGAAACAAATCCCCATTTCAAGAAGCCTATGTGTTCGTTATTGGAGGTGGAAATTACATAGAGTACCAGAATCTTGTTGATTATGCCAAAGCAAAGTCTACAACATCCCCGAAGAGAGTTGTGTACGGATGCAGTGACATCTCAAATGCCTCACAGTTTTTGAAACAGTTATCAACACTAGGACAAGAAATGTGA